A genomic segment from Candidatus Brocadia sinica JPN1 encodes:
- a CDS encoding cytochrome c3 family protein codes for MFDEVRRLNKKHTIKLAISSAVAIGIVLVVMFTTVTSPKQRQFCINCHSNTSLNISCKKSSLKDIACGECHHHENKDAIAMGVEINDEYCTAESCHPLSKLSAKSLQYRKITPFEHKTHTREFSDTFRLKCTSCHANLGRERHFELDTKTCNVCHFTSTLKYPDTQGKKPISDCALCHTHIKKTLKIYEKTFRHDAYEGNEKVSCTDCHFKIVQGNGKVDKESCRQCHGKVGDNFHNASDMHRIHIGAYKTACTSCHDPIIHGWLKVNNPVDGGEYHSQSVDTCAEVQNLLMMGKGGAGVEGEPDPMYLATLNCSACHKDKLFTNVKSQVCNNCHGRGFDKILSEQRRFVSFNLQLLNTLLIKVKNIKTLTQIALFKRRKQIIP; via the coding sequence ATGTTTGATGAAGTAAGAAGATTAAATAAAAAACATACTATCAAACTTGCAATATCTTCAGCAGTGGCGATAGGGATTGTCCTTGTCGTCATGTTCACTACGGTAACAAGTCCGAAACAAAGGCAATTTTGTATCAACTGCCACAGCAATACTTCGTTAAATATTAGTTGTAAAAAATCATCATTGAAGGACATTGCCTGCGGTGAGTGTCATCATCATGAAAATAAGGACGCCATAGCGATGGGGGTAGAAATAAATGATGAGTATTGTACAGCAGAATCATGTCATCCTTTGAGCAAATTGTCAGCTAAGTCTCTTCAATATAGAAAGATTACACCTTTTGAACACAAGACACATACAAGAGAGTTTTCTGATACATTTCGGCTGAAATGTACTTCTTGCCACGCGAACCTCGGCAGAGAGAGACATTTTGAACTGGATACAAAGACATGCAATGTGTGCCATTTTACCAGTACGCTGAAATATCCCGATACACAGGGTAAAAAACCTATCTCCGATTGTGCCCTGTGTCACACCCATATTAAAAAAACCCTGAAGATATATGAGAAGACGTTTAGGCACGATGCATATGAAGGGAACGAAAAAGTGAGTTGCACTGACTGTCATTTTAAAATTGTCCAGGGCAATGGAAAGGTAGATAAAGAGAGTTGTCGTCAATGTCACGGAAAAGTAGGTGATAATTTTCATAATGCATCCGACATGCATCGCATCCATATTGGTGCTTATAAAACGGCCTGTACGTCGTGCCATGATCCTATTATTCACGGTTGGCTTAAGGTAAATAATCCGGTTGATGGGGGTGAGTATCATTCACAATCGGTGGATACTTGCGCCGAAGTACAAAATTTGTTGATGATGGGAAAGGGTGGCGCCGGGGTAGAAGGTGAACCAGACCCTATGTATCTTGCCACTTTAAATTGTTCCGCATGCCATAAAGACAAATTATTTACAAATGTGAAATCTCAGGTATGTAACAACTGCCATGGCAGGGGATTTGATAAAATATTATCTGAACAGAGGCGTTTTGTATCATTTAACCTGCAATTATTGAATACCTTGTTAATAAAAGTAAAAAATATCAAAACATTAACACAGATCGCATTATTCAAGAGGCGGAAGCAAATTATACCTTAA
- a CDS encoding cytochrome b N-terminal domain-containing protein: protein MSNKKTEAVSIEAENTSIVKELIETNITRKLIPKGLSWFGCMGGLSLFAFIVQAVTGIFLVFHFIPSERDALASMQNIMHSVPYGWLIQRIHAVGPNIMLGMVFSHMLRILFKGIYRHPRELHWVSGACLLILTVFIYFTGTLLSVGNINKHSTMLTYLYATHVAGIPLIMGLFMGMHFFMVRTTGICEQL, encoded by the coding sequence CGGAAAATACGAGCATAGTGAAAGAACTCATAGAAACCAATATTACCAGAAAGTTGATTCCCAAAGGGTTGAGCTGGTTTGGATGCATGGGGGGGTTGTCACTGTTCGCGTTTATAGTACAGGCAGTTACGGGAATATTTCTTGTGTTTCATTTTATTCCCAGTGAAAGAGACGCATTGGCCAGTATGCAAAATATAATGCATAGTGTTCCTTATGGATGGCTTATCCAGCGCATACATGCAGTTGGACCTAATATTATGCTTGGAATGGTGTTCAGTCACATGCTCCGTATTCTCTTTAAAGGGATTTACCGGCACCCGCGAGAGTTGCACTGGGTATCAGGCGCATGCCTACTTATATTGACCGTATTCATTTATTTCACAGGGACTTTGCTGTCGGTGGGGAACATAAACAAGCACTCAACCATGCTAACATACCTATATGCCACGCATGTAGCAGGTATACCGCTGATTATGGGTTTATTTATGGGCATGCATTTCTTTATGGTGAGAACAACAGGGATTTGTGAACAACTATAA